The genome window GGAATCGGGACGGGTTGGCACTGACCTTTTCTGAATGCCCAGTGCCATCCCAGCCAGCAGCACGTAGGTGATGAAGGCCATTGCTGTCAAGAGCCAGAGAGATGCCAACAGCCTGGTTTCCTCAATCAGAGCCCCCACACCCCATCCCTAGGTATTCAGAGCCACTGACACCCCCATACTTCCTTCACTGAATAACCCCACATGCTTCACCTCTACCCTCAGACCCCCAGTGCCCTGCTTGGGAGGCCTTTTCCTGCTGAGCCCTCCTGTTGTGTAAATGTCCTTCTCTCAGGACCACCAAGCCCTCTCCTATACTAGGAAACTCACCAAAGCTTCCTGCTGTGTCTCAGAAACTACCTCGCGTGCCAAAGTCACCTCTGCTCTTTTCACAAAAGCTCAGATGGCAGCTGCCTTTTCACAGCAATTTCAACTCATCAGTCCTGTCTTCTGCTCCCTGATAGCGCTAAAACTGATGTACCCACAAGAGGGCATAGTGTCTGGAGTCAAGAAACTAGTTCTACCACCTGTGAGCTGTGTGTCCTCAAAGATGCTCAAACCTCTCCAAGCCTTGGCTTCAGTGTGTAAAACGGGAATGGCAGTGCCTCTGAGAGGGAAATGGAATGAAGTGGGGAAGAGGAACTGTGGCTGTCCCAGGGCACCTGGGCTGTCTGGCTGCCCTTCTGGGAGTCGACCCGGGCATAATCCCCTCCTCCAGCATGTCCACCAGGGGCCGTGCCTTGTGCAGGGCCTGGGACAGAGAGGAGTCAGAGGCGGAGTCTGCCAGCCACAGCGCAGTGTGTGCGGCCGGACCCATGCCATGCAGACAGGTGGTTGTGGGAACCCAGAGGGAGTACCCACATCCTCAGAGGAGGGGATGCTGGAGCAGGCCTTGGAGGACAAGTAGCACAGTGATAACAGCTTATATTTACTGCCTGCTTCCTATGTGCCAAGTgctggctgagcacacacatcccCTCATTGAATGCCCACCACAGTTCTCTGTGGTAGGAACTGTTTTTATTCCAGCTTCTTCAGGAGCATGAAAGGAGCCCCCTGAGGTCCCATAGCTGGAAGTTGCAGAGCCAGGTCTAAACCTTGGGCTCCAGGCTGGGGAGGGACATGGTCCAGGTCAGGTGGCAGGGAGGTTGCAAAGGGGAGTATCCGGGGAGCGCACCCAGGAAGCGGCTGGTCACCCCATTCTGTCTATCTGGTGTCTAGGGACACCACAAAAGCCACACACAAGATCACCAAGAGCAGATGCTGAACCAACACATGAGCCTGTCTCTCCTCATTGGTGCCTCAAGGCACAAGTTCCCGCCCACTCCCCCCCCCACCTGGCCCCACATCCTGCAGCCCAGATCAAAGACTCACTGGGGATATAGAGATCGGGGGCGTTGAGGTCTTGCCGTGGGGGCAGAGGCACATCACGACTGTACTGCACTTCCCAGTTCTGGAGGTGGCAGCAGCGGCCAGGTGAGGAGAAGCAGACAAGAGAGCAAAGGAGGGGGCTGAGATCTGGGGGCCAGGCtctggggcaggaggcaggaggcaagggggcccaccagctcctctgttaGGCAGCTCACCTGGTGTGTGTAGGGGAAGACCAGCAGCCCTAGCTTCTTGGCCACGTAGGCTGTGTCCACAGCGAAAAAATACTTGAGTTTGTTCACAGACACAAAACGGTGCAGctaagaggggagagaggaggctgtGGACGAGCTGCACCCAGAACCTCAGGGTGCTCTGTCTGCTCTTCCCTGAGGGCCACTGTGCAGACTAGGTGGGATCCCGTGATGCCCCAGCCCTGGCCAGAAATCCTGCCACCCTTGCCCTGGGGGTGGGCCACACCTCCTTGTTCATCATGTCCTTCCCATGGGATGCGATGGAGCTGCCATAGGCCATAGCCATGTTGGCCATAGGGTCCCCAAGCAAGTGGTTGACATTGAAGGCCACGTCTGCTCCTGGGGCTGGGTAGCCCCCTGGCTGGCTGGAGTAACCACCGCTTGTGTCATCGAAGAGGGGAGGGGGATCCGGAGCTGCCCGGGCCCTGTGCTTGGAGCCTGTGGGTGTGCAGGTGACAGGAACACCAAACATAAGCCCAAACCACCGCTCCTTCCCCAGGCTGGACAGCCCTGTATGGGTCTTGGGAGCACCAAGCAATCAGTGAGGGACACTAGCTGGATGAGGAGTAACTAATCCAGAAAGAACTACGAGGAGGGATTCTTTTCCGGAGGTGCTAAATGTGGGTAAAGAAAGAACTGAGGCCGCCCCTGGAAGTTGCCCGCCTGAAGGTTCCTGGGGGCCTCCTCAAGGGAACTGATCTCTGAACTGAATCTTGGAGACTGAATTTGCTAGGTGAAGACAACTGGTAGCACATCCCCGCATTGAACAAGGATGGGAAAGGCGACGGCTGGGTAACGGGGAGGCCCTAGGCACTGGTGAGGAACCCTACCAGGGTCATGGCCGGGAAGGGAAGTTTGGGAGGCAGACCCCATTCACGCCCGAGTCGGGCACGGGAGATCCTAGCAGTGCTATCATCGCCCGATCTGATCTCGGGTTTGGGCAGAGAGGGTGAAGTCCGGGACGCGTGGCCGAGCCTCACGGGGCAGGAATCCGAATGACATCCGCCGCCCTGGGCAGCAGTCACGGCTGCCCCTCTCCCTCAGGGTGAGCGGGCCGCGCCGCCGACCGTCCTCGGGCGGGTCGGCCcgcgccccgcccgccccgcgccccACGCACCGTGGGCTCCGTAGCCCGAGTGATAAGCCATGGCCCCGATGCTCGCTCTCTCCGAGGGCCCGCTGAGTCGCCTCGTGGTACGAATACTAGCGAGGCAGCTGCTCCGTTCCCTGGGCACCGATCGAGGTTACCGAGAAGCCCGACACGTCCCCGAACTGTCCGACGACAGCAGCCATGTCGGCGGCGTCATCCTCTGC of Bubalus bubalis isolate 160015118507 breed Murrah chromosome 5, NDDB_SH_1, whole genome shotgun sequence contains these proteins:
- the YIF1A gene encoding protein YIF1A isoform X1, whose translation is MAYHSGYGAHGSKHRARAAPDPPPLFDDTSGGYSSQPGGYPAPGADVAFNVNHLLGDPMANMAMAYGSSIASHGKDMMNKELHRFVSVNKLKYFFAVDTAYVAKKLGLLVFPYTHQNWEVQYSRDVPLPPRQDLNAPDLYIPTMAFITYVLLAGMALGIQKRFSPEVLGLCASTALVWVVMEVLALLLGIYLATVRSDLSTFHLLAYSGYKYVGMILSVLTGLLFGSDGYYVALAWTSSALMYFIVRSLRTAALGPDSMGGPAPRQRLQLYLTLGAAAFQPLIIYWLTFHLVR
- the YIF1A gene encoding protein YIF1A isoform X2, which translates into the protein MAYHSGYGAHGSKHRARAAPDPPPLFDDTSGGYSSQPGGYPAPGADVAFNVNHLLGDPMANMAMAYGSSIASHGKDMMNKELHRFVSVNKLKYFFAVDTAYVAKKLGLLVFPYTHQNWEVQYSRDVPLPPRQDLNAPDLYIPTMAFITYVLLAGMALGIQKRMILSVLTGLLFGSDGYYVALAWTSSALMYFIVRSLRTAALGPDSMGGPAPRQRLQLYLTLGAAAFQPLIIYWLTFHLVR